In a single window of the Eshraghiella crossota genome:
- a CDS encoding tRNA dihydrouridine synthase, whose amino-acid sequence MKLYLAPMEALTGYIFRNVYNRYFGDADRYFTPFIASRKLNSKEKNDVLPEHNQNMDVIPQILTNKSEEFCYIASRLKEYYGYEEVNLNLGCPSGTVVAKNRGSGFLAVPDELNRFFEEVFSMTDVRISVKTRTGVENNENWENILKIYNEYPISELIIHPRCRKDGYGGKPNLEDFKKAVLISRHSLCYNGDINSVEDYNAITKEFPTVDKIMCGRGILMNPGLFSEIKGSRKASPETLYNFANDLYKGYKEIMSGDRNVLFKLKEFWIYFSKNFEEPDKVLKMVRKADTCIQYEVAVGRIFGI is encoded by the coding sequence TTGAAACTTTATCTTGCACCTATGGAGGCTCTCACAGGATATATATTCAGAAATGTGTATAACAGATATTTTGGAGATGCCGACAGATATTTTACACCGTTTATTGCAAGCAGAAAACTTAACAGCAAAGAAAAAAATGACGTGTTGCCTGAACACAATCAGAATATGGACGTAATTCCTCAGATTCTTACAAATAAATCTGAGGAATTTTGTTACATTGCGTCAAGACTTAAAGAGTATTACGGTTATGAGGAGGTTAATCTTAATCTGGGGTGTCCTTCGGGAACCGTTGTGGCAAAAAACAGGGGTTCGGGTTTTCTTGCCGTACCGGACGAGCTTAACCGCTTTTTTGAAGAGGTCTTTAGCATGACGGACGTAAGGATATCGGTAAAGACCAGAACTGGCGTAGAGAATAACGAAAACTGGGAAAATATTTTAAAAATATATAATGAATATCCTATTTCAGAGCTGATTATTCATCCACGCTGCCGCAAGGATGGTTACGGAGGAAAACCGAATCTTGAGGATTTTAAGAAAGCTGTTTTGATAAGCCGTCATTCTCTGTGCTACAACGGAGACATTAACAGCGTCGAAGATTATAATGCGATTACAAAAGAATTTCCTACAGTTGATAAAATAATGTGCGGCAGGGGAATCCTTATGAATCCGGGACTTTTTTCGGAAATCAAAGGCAGCAGGAAAGCTTCTCCTGAGACTTTATATAATTTTGCCAACGACCTTTACAAGGGCTACAAAGAGATAATGTCAGGGGACAGAAACGTACTTTTCAAACTGAAGGAGTTCTGGATATATTTTTCAAAAAACTTTGAAGAACCTGACAAAGTGTTGAAAATGGTCCGCAAAGCCGACACATGTATCCAGTACGAAGTGGCGGTGGGGAGAATTTTTGGGATTTGA
- a CDS encoding methionyl aminopeptidase: protein MKIGRNDPCWCGSGQKYKKCHAAFDDRLTELKNEGHIIPPHSIIKTPEQIEGIRNSAKVNVAVLDYVAAHIKEGVSTEEINEWVDSETRRLGGIPAPLNYNGFPKSVCTSLNDEVCHGIPDKNIILKDGDIINVDCSTIVNGYFSDSSRMFCIGNVSEDKKRLVEVAKESLQVGLDAIKPWGFLGDMADAIHTFAVKNGYSVVREIGGHGCGLEFHEEPWVGYIAHKGTEMVMAPGMVFTIEPMINMGEPDIVQDEENGWTIYTEDGMPSAQWEIQVLITETGTEILSW from the coding sequence ATGAAAATAGGAAGAAACGACCCTTGCTGGTGTGGCAGCGGACAGAAATATAAGAAGTGCCATGCTGCTTTTGATGACAGACTTACAGAATTAAAAAATGAAGGACATATCATTCCTCCACATTCAATTATCAAAACTCCTGAACAGATAGAGGGAATACGAAACAGTGCCAAAGTTAATGTTGCTGTTCTTGATTATGTTGCCGCCCACATCAAAGAGGGTGTATCAACGGAAGAAATTAATGAATGGGTTGACAGCGAGACAAGACGTCTCGGCGGTATTCCCGCACCCCTCAACTACAATGGTTTTCCAAAGAGTGTATGCACTTCTCTTAATGATGAGGTATGTCACGGAATCCCTGACAAAAATATCATTTTAAAAGACGGTGACATAATTAATGTGGACTGTTCGACCATTGTAAACGGATACTTTTCGGATTCATCCCGTATGTTCTGTATCGGCAATGTCTCAGAGGACAAAAAACGTCTCGTAGAAGTTGCCAAGGAAAGTCTCCAGGTTGGTCTTGACGCAATAAAACCATGGGGATTCCTGGGTGATATGGCTGATGCAATTCATACCTTTGCAGTCAAAAACGGTTACTCTGTAGTCCGTGAAATAGGCGGACACGGCTGTGGCCTTGAATTTCACGAAGAACCATGGGTAGGCTACATTGCCCACAAAGGAACCGAAATGGTTATGGCTCCCGGCATGGTATTTACAATCGAGCCTATGATTAATATGGGCGAACCTGATATCGTGCAGGATGAAGAAAACGGCTGGACCATCTACACAGAGGATGGTATGCCTTCTGCCCAGTGGGAAATACAGGTGCTTATAACAGAAACCGGGACAGAGATATTATCCTGGTAG
- a CDS encoding Type 1 glutamine amidotransferase-like domain-containing protein, which yields MIIFLTSSPGGHTWEQPVKPVPLDESNGFIDNLRKFWKKDARVLFIASDPDNYDNNDFMADIFSRNIPMSGLGLSGIDVCDNRKADIDKDTLNRYDFIILSGGHVPTENAFIKKIGLKQALEDYRGILMTISAGTMNCAGEVYAMPELEGESVDVNYKRYLEGLSLTDIQVIPHYQYLKERSIDGSRMIDDIAAGDSFGKKYYMLNDGSYIMIKDGVTTLYGEAYTLSDGVITKICDNDSSIII from the coding sequence ATGATTATTTTTCTTACGAGCAGTCCCGGAGGGCACACATGGGAGCAGCCGGTAAAGCCTGTACCTCTTGATGAAAGCAACGGTTTCATTGATAATTTAAGAAAATTCTGGAAAAAGGACGCCAGAGTGCTTTTTATTGCGTCAGACCCGGATAATTACGATAACAATGACTTTATGGCTGATATTTTTAGCAGGAACATACCTATGAGCGGACTTGGACTTTCGGGGATAGATGTTTGTGACAACCGTAAAGCAGATATAGACAAGGACACTCTGAACCGGTATGATTTTATAATTTTGTCCGGCGGACACGTTCCTACGGAAAATGCTTTTATTAAGAAAATCGGTTTAAAGCAGGCGTTAGAAGATTACCGGGGAATTTTAATGACGATAAGTGCCGGAACAATGAATTGTGCCGGCGAGGTATATGCAATGCCTGAACTTGAGGGCGAGAGCGTGGATGTAAATTATAAGCGGTATCTTGAAGGCCTTTCGCTTACGGATATACAGGTGATTCCTCATTATCAGTATTTAAAGGAACGAAGCATTGACGGCAGCAGAATGATAGATGATATTGCAGCCGGTGACAGTTTTGGAAAAAAATACTATATGTTAAACGACGGAAGTTATATAATGATAAAAGACGGCGTTACCACTCTCTATGGAGAAGCCTATACTTTAAGTGACGGAGTGATAACAAAAATCTGTGATAATGACAGCAGTATAATTATATGA
- a CDS encoding ABC transporter ATP-binding protein gives MKLTVVNLCKKIKDRVILDNINLNLESGNVYGFVGRNGSGKTMLFRAVSGLINIDSGKVMLDEKELHKDMQVLPDMGIILENAGLYSEFTGRKNLQILADIRKKITPEEVDKAIERVGLDPGDKRTYRKYSLGMKQRIVLAQAIMEHPSILFLDEPTNALDEDGVKKIRNIVAEEKERGSIVLLASHNKEDIEMLADKVYYMVDGRIRDKVVED, from the coding sequence ATGAAATTAACAGTAGTAAATTTATGTAAAAAAATTAAAGATAGAGTTATTCTTGATAATATTAATCTTAATCTCGAAAGTGGTAATGTATATGGTTTTGTAGGGAGAAACGGTTCCGGTAAAACAATGTTATTCAGGGCTGTTTCAGGACTTATCAATATTGATTCCGGTAAAGTTATGCTTGATGAAAAAGAACTTCATAAAGATATGCAGGTTCTCCCTGATATGGGAATTATCCTTGAAAATGCAGGATTGTACTCAGAATTTACCGGAAGAAAGAACTTACAGATACTTGCAGACATCAGAAAAAAAATCACTCCGGAAGAAGTGGATAAGGCAATAGAAAGGGTTGGACTTGACCCGGGTGACAAGAGAACCTACAGAAAATACTCTCTTGGAATGAAGCAGAGGATTGTCTTGGCACAGGCAATAATGGAACATCCGTCAATTCTTTTTCTGGATGAGCCGACTAATGCCCTTGATGAAGACGGCGTAAAAAAAATCCGCAATATCGTTGCAGAAGAAAAAGAACGGGGAAGTATCGTTCTTCTGGCAAGCCACAATAAAGAAGATATAGAAATGCTCGCTGATAAGGTATATTATATGGTAGACGGAAGAATCAGGGATAAAGTAGTAGAAGATTAG
- a CDS encoding M18 family aminopeptidase: protein MFANEVIGFINDSPTPFHAVSNIKKILDDNGFVEVYEGGREEIRFGEKYYVTRNGSAIIAFVMPEGIPSSMSIVASHCDSPCFKLKPEPVVCVEKNYLLLDTEKYGGLINSTWLDRPLSLAGRVFMDYGNKIVPKLVDFKDVRLVIPNLAIHMNPEINKGYQYNLQKELLPLLGMGNDRDSFDKLLKSACGDGKILGMDMFLYNSEPGTVAGIDNELILSPRLDDLECVYASVDALINSDNKDKLCMCCVFDNEEVGSKSLQGADSDFLLMTVKKIAAGLNMDEQTFSGMLSRSMVVSADNAHALHPGYTEKADTNNRPVINEGIVIKKNSSLKYTTDGFSEAFFKKICKNAGIPVQMFANRSDIAGGSTLGNISISHMSVHTVDIGLPQLAMHSAMETAGVKDVTYLREALEEFYNAKYVIDKDIVEIL from the coding sequence ATGTTTGCTAATGAAGTTATCGGTTTTATAAATGACAGTCCCACACCTTTTCATGCAGTAAGCAATATAAAGAAAATCCTTGATGACAACGGATTTGTTGAAGTATATGAGGGCGGACGTGAAGAAATCAGATTTGGCGAAAAATATTATGTTACGAGGAACGGCTCTGCAATAATCGCTTTTGTCATGCCGGAGGGAATACCATCATCAATGAGCATTGTGGCCAGCCATTGTGATTCGCCATGTTTTAAATTAAAACCTGAGCCGGTTGTATGCGTTGAGAAGAACTACTTATTATTAGATACGGAAAAATATGGGGGCCTTATCAACTCAACATGGCTTGACAGACCGCTGTCCTTAGCAGGCCGCGTTTTTATGGACTACGGAAATAAAATAGTCCCTAAGCTTGTGGATTTTAAAGATGTCAGACTTGTGATTCCCAATCTGGCAATCCATATGAATCCTGAAATTAATAAGGGATACCAGTATAATCTGCAGAAAGAACTGCTGCCGTTATTGGGAATGGGGAACGACAGGGATTCTTTTGATAAACTGCTTAAGTCTGCCTGTGGTGATGGTAAGATTCTCGGAATGGATATGTTTTTATATAACAGTGAACCGGGAACCGTAGCAGGTATTGATAATGAGCTGATTCTGTCTCCGAGATTGGATGACCTTGAATGTGTATACGCTTCGGTTGACGCCCTTATTAATTCAGATAATAAAGACAAATTATGCATGTGCTGCGTTTTTGATAATGAAGAAGTCGGAAGTAAAAGTTTACAGGGAGCGGACTCTGACTTTTTACTGATGACAGTGAAAAAAATTGCGGCAGGTCTGAATATGGATGAACAGACATTTTCGGGAATGTTAAGCAGAAGTATGGTAGTCAGCGCGGATAACGCCCACGCACTTCATCCTGGATATACGGAAAAGGCAGATACCAACAACAGGCCTGTGATTAATGAGGGAATTGTTATTAAGAAAAATTCTTCACTTAAATATACAACAGACGGTTTTTCGGAAGCTTTCTTCAAAAAAATATGTAAAAATGCGGGAATACCTGTGCAGATGTTTGCCAATCGTTCAGATATTGCAGGAGGCTCTACCCTTGGAAACATATCAATTTCCCATATGTCCGTCCACACCGTTGATATCGGGCTTCCACAGCTTGCAATGCATTCTGCCATGGAGACGGCAGGCGTTAAAGATGTGACCTATTTAAGGGAAGCTTTGGAGGAATTTTACAATGCAAAATATGTAATAGATAAAGACATTGTTGAAATTTTATGA
- a CDS encoding serine/threonine-protein kinase: MEKMSVNGKDYEILKLLGHGKGGYSYLATDGSRNYVLKQIHHEPCSYYTFGNKIEAENDRMEEKYFSQIKEMCGKLYPLNLNIDYECNNYMEEWNFENWGIKYWSKTPEFLKYIEDHK; encoded by the coding sequence ATGGAAAAAATGAGTGTCAACGGAAAAGATTATGAGATTCTTAAATTACTGGGACACGGAAAAGGCGGCTATTCATACCTTGCCACAGACGGAAGCCGGAATTATGTCCTTAAACAGATTCATCATGAACCATGCTCTTATTATACTTTCGGTAACAAAATAGAAGCCGAGAATGACAGGATGGAGGAAAAATATTTTTCCCAGATAAAAGAAATGTGCGGTAAGTTATACCCTCTTAATCTTAATATTGATTATGAATGTAATAACTATATGGAAGAATGGAATTTTGAAAACTGGGGAATAAAATACTGGTCAAAGACACCGGAGTTTTTGAAATACATTGAGGATCACAAATGA
- a CDS encoding MATE family efflux transporter, translated as MMSGMVDTLMLSTVGDNAVGAVGTANTYIGIFIIMFGIITSGMTAVMTQNIGAGRDGVAYQARQLGMIFNGVLGILLGGFLAVYAGKILDVIGIADNLRQPANDYLKIVGGFAVLNALIPVFSGYLRAFGHTKQSLVASAIGNVLNLILNAIFLMVFKWGVKGVAIATVISRIVNLAILIIVSGTKIKAKQNPERLRLREIFVQIIKIGIPSALETVLYNVAMTLVTKFLNQMDPDGLNTTARSYTSQITNFSYCIGAALAQANAIMTGWRIGEKDYDACDRQTRKAAIFGVICAVSLETIFALAGGAIMTLFSKDPEMISLVKKLLTIDIILEIGRVTNLVYGNALKTSGDAVFPAVIAAVFMYVCAVGGTYFFGIHMGLCAIGAYIGLAMDECVRAIGMYFRWKSGKWRKMSLVTKQAV; from the coding sequence ATGATGTCCGGAATGGTTGATACACTTATGCTTTCAACTGTAGGAGACAATGCCGTTGGTGCGGTAGGAACAGCCAATACCTACATAGGAATTTTTATCATTATGTTTGGCATTATTACATCAGGAATGACTGCAGTTATGACGCAGAATATCGGAGCAGGAAGAGACGGCGTTGCGTATCAGGCAAGGCAGCTCGGAATGATATTTAATGGCGTTCTTGGAATTCTGTTAGGCGGATTTCTTGCTGTATATGCCGGAAAAATACTTGATGTTATAGGAATAGCGGATAATCTTAGACAGCCTGCCAACGATTATTTAAAGATTGTGGGAGGATTTGCCGTACTAAATGCACTCATACCTGTTTTTTCGGGATATTTAAGGGCATTTGGCCACACAAAGCAAAGTCTTGTTGCTTCTGCCATAGGAAACGTGCTTAATCTTATACTTAACGCAATATTCCTTATGGTATTTAAATGGGGCGTAAAAGGTGTTGCAATAGCAACTGTTATTTCAAGAATAGTTAACCTTGCAATACTTATTATTGTTTCAGGAACAAAGATAAAAGCAAAGCAGAATCCTGAGAGATTAAGACTCCGTGAAATATTTGTACAGATTATTAAAATAGGAATTCCATCTGCACTTGAAACTGTTTTATATAATGTGGCAATGACTCTTGTTACAAAATTTCTTAACCAGATGGACCCTGACGGACTTAATACAACGGCAAGGTCATATACAAGCCAGATTACCAATTTTTCGTATTGCATAGGAGCTGCACTTGCACAGGCTAATGCGATAATGACAGGCTGGCGTATCGGGGAAAAAGATTATGACGCTTGTGACAGACAGACGAGGAAAGCTGCAATATTCGGTGTTATATGTGCAGTATCACTTGAAACAATATTTGCATTGGCAGGTGGTGCGATTATGACGCTTTTTTCAAAAGATCCCGAAATGATTTCCCTTGTAAAAAAATTACTTACAATAGATATTATACTTGAGATAGGCAGAGTTACCAACCTGGTGTACGGAAATGCATTAAAGACAAGCGGAGACGCTGTTTTTCCTGCTGTTATAGCTGCAGTATTTATGTATGTGTGTGCGGTAGGCGGAACTTATTTCTTCGGAATACATATGGGATTATGTGCAATAGGTGCATATATAGGCCTTGCCATGGATGAATGTGTAAGGGCGATAGGTATGTATTTTAGATGGAAGAGTGGAAAATGGAGAAAGATGTCATTAGTTACAAAACAAGCGGTGTGA
- a CDS encoding IS30 family transposase, with protein sequence MNEHDQKHLTLSNRTYIEQELLQKSTFSSIGSVLHKDPSTISKEVKRYSKTIPAGYSYKCNLCKHYKDCDLRSKELKCPRYSSHCSFYCKKCYRRTVIDYCPYFLPYKCNKINKPPYVCNYCEDYKSCPLDKKVYDAAYAQRQYEKKLYNSRKGINMTPEELQELNDLISPLILKGQPLSHIFAVHADEIPVCRRTLYNYLDQRVFQARNIDLPRRVRYKKRKKKSEPRKSKNLQQVYRNKRTYVDFERFMEAHPDLDVVEMDTVKGGRDKGKCLLTLLFRSCSFMLVILMPECTQHSVINAINSLTTALGIRTFKKYFPVILTDNGSEFKNPWDIEKTESGIHRTYVFYCDPYVSNQKGRLEKNHEYIRYVIPKGRSMYRYTQDDINLMSSHINSTARDSLNGATPFDLADLLLDKKIPALAGQFKVSPDEVMLKPALIEMSVKEREANHE encoded by the coding sequence ATGAACGAACATGATCAAAAACATTTAACCCTGTCCAACAGGACATATATTGAACAGGAACTGTTACAGAAAAGTACTTTTTCTTCAATAGGATCTGTCTTACACAAAGACCCATCCACCATTTCAAAAGAAGTAAAGCGTTACTCAAAAACGATTCCTGCCGGGTACAGCTACAAATGTAATCTCTGCAAGCATTATAAAGACTGTGACTTAAGGAGCAAAGAATTGAAATGTCCTCGATATTCAAGCCATTGCTCTTTTTATTGCAAGAAATGTTATCGAAGAACTGTCATTGATTATTGTCCTTATTTTCTACCTTACAAATGCAACAAAATCAACAAACCACCGTATGTTTGTAATTACTGTGAGGACTACAAATCTTGCCCTTTAGACAAGAAAGTATATGACGCTGCATATGCCCAAAGGCAATATGAAAAAAAACTTTATAATTCTCGCAAAGGCATTAATATGACACCCGAAGAGCTACAGGAACTTAACGATTTAATATCTCCTCTAATCTTAAAAGGACAGCCATTAAGTCACATCTTTGCAGTACATGCCGATGAGATTCCTGTTTGTAGAAGAACCCTTTACAATTATCTGGATCAACGTGTATTTCAGGCTCGTAACATTGATTTGCCCCGTCGCGTTCGTTACAAGAAACGCAAGAAAAAATCTGAGCCGAGAAAGAGTAAGAATCTTCAACAGGTATATCGTAACAAACGTACCTATGTTGATTTTGAACGCTTCATGGAGGCACATCCTGACCTTGACGTTGTCGAAATGGATACCGTCAAAGGCGGGCGTGATAAAGGAAAATGTCTCCTTACCCTTCTATTTAGGAGTTGTAGTTTTATGCTTGTTATCCTTATGCCTGAGTGCACTCAGCACAGTGTAATTAATGCCATCAACAGCCTTACAACTGCACTTGGAATTAGGACATTTAAGAAATACTTTCCTGTAATTCTTACCGACAATGGATCTGAGTTCAAGAATCCATGGGACATCGAAAAGACTGAATCAGGCATACACAGAACCTATGTATTCTATTGTGATCCCTACGTTTCCAATCAAAAAGGACGCTTGGAAAAGAACCACGAATACATACGTTATGTTATCCCCAAAGGTCGCAGCATGTATCGGTACACGCAGGATGACATTAATCTTATGTCCAGCCATATCAACTCTACTGCGAGGGATAGTCTGAATGGTGCTACCCCATTTGATTTGGCAGATTTACTTCTTGATAAAAAAATACCGGCTTTAGCAGGACAATTTAAAGTCTCCCCAGACGAAGTCATGCTAAAACCGGCACTAATTGAAATGTCTGTTAAAGAAAGAGAGGCCAACCATGAATAA
- a CDS encoding Rpn family recombination-promoting nuclease/putative transposase: MGQKDILLKDYFTPDIFADAINAILYDGKSVVTPERMRTIDIETQHVEERDGDIRADARFRDLAKIVEVDDAIYCLFAIEHQSVEDYTMPLRIMEYDVREYLRQVKSNKGVQIQIKPIITIVMYWKADKWNQPVSVKDMFDKNTVRWLEDNGLGGYIQDYRMHLFEPGTVKEEDLEKFKTELKDVIAYVKYSKSTEALKEYNEKHKPDLTKSTVTLINELTNSNYVFVDGKERLNMCEAFEGIKAEGIEEGWKEGRKEGIKEGRKAELKDKYKSWVTLSRNLEKKGMSSPEIASSLGISESKLAEAFEYMEHLKEDAK; this comes from the coding sequence GTGGGACAGAAAGACATTTTATTAAAAGATTATTTTACTCCGGACATATTTGCGGACGCAATTAACGCAATATTGTATGACGGAAAAAGTGTGGTAACACCTGAAAGGATGCGTACCATAGATATAGAAACCCAGCATGTGGAGGAGAGAGACGGCGATATTAGGGCAGATGCAAGGTTTAGAGACTTGGCAAAAATAGTTGAAGTAGACGATGCCATATACTGCCTGTTTGCCATTGAACACCAGTCCGTTGAGGATTACACAATGCCGCTTCGTATAATGGAATACGACGTAAGGGAATATTTAAGACAGGTAAAGAGTAACAAAGGCGTGCAGATTCAGATAAAGCCAATTATCACGATTGTAATGTATTGGAAAGCCGATAAATGGAACCAGCCTGTAAGTGTAAAGGACATGTTTGATAAGAATACGGTCAGATGGCTTGAAGACAACGGACTTGGAGGATATATCCAGGATTACAGGATGCACCTGTTTGAACCCGGAACCGTAAAAGAAGAAGATCTTGAAAAATTCAAAACAGAACTTAAAGATGTTATTGCCTATGTGAAATACAGTAAAAGCACAGAGGCACTTAAGGAATACAATGAGAAACACAAGCCGGACTTAACCAAAAGTACGGTAACATTGATTAATGAACTTACAAACAGCAATTATGTATTTGTTGACGGAAAGGAGCGACTTAACATGTGTGAGGCTTTTGAAGGAATTAAAGCAGAAGGAATAGAAGAAGGCTGGAAAGAAGGCAGGAAAGAAGGAATAAAAGAAGGCAGGAAAGCCGAATTAAAGGACAAATATAAATCATGGGTAACATTAAGCCGAAATCTTGAAAAGAAAGGCATGAGCAGTCCGGAAATAGCATCTTCACTGGGAATATCGGAATCCAAGTTAGCAGAAGCATTTGAGTATATGGAACATCTTAAGGAAGATGCGAAATAG